A stretch of the Lolium perenne isolate Kyuss_39 chromosome 3, Kyuss_2.0, whole genome shotgun sequence genome encodes the following:
- the LOC127338499 gene encoding GDSL esterase/lipase At1g28600 produces MGSFMGRYPTSLPVVLLVSAVLLLNADLGLCGCFKRIFTFGDSIIDTGNGAYAGGNNPGPITQLPYGMTYFHQPTGRVSDGRVIVDFYAQALGLPLLPPSMPQAGTGQFPTGANFAVFGSLALSPDYYKTKYNFTMPMPWCLDRQLDSFKMVLARIAPGEAATKSLLGESLVVMGEIGGNDYNFWFSARRSREIADKYMPDVVARIGAGVQEVIGLGARTVLVPGNFPIGCVPAYLSGFRTDNSADYDEFRCLRWFNDFSQRHNQALKQEISRLRAHNPGAKIIYADYYGAAMEFVRNPHNHGIDDPLVACCGGAGPYHTGKSCNNTATIWGDPAKFASWDQIHMTEKAYSVIADGVLNGSYADSSLLHAC; encoded by the exons ATGGGGAGTTTCATGGGCCGGTATCCAACTTCCCTgcccgtcgtcctcctcgtctcTGCTGTTCTGCTGCTTAACGCTGACCTAGGATTGTGCGGCTGCTTCAAGCGCATCTTCACCTTCGGCGACTCCATCATCGACACTGGCAACGGTGCTTATGCAGGCGGCAACAACCCTGGCCCGATCACACAACTCCCTTATGGAATGACCTACTTCCACCAGCCCACTGGCCGCGTATCTGACGGGCGTGTCATCGTCGATTTCTACG CTCAAGCGCTGGGGCTGCCACTGCTGCCACCGAGCATGCCTCAGGCGGGCACAGGGCAGTTTCCAACCGGCGCCAACTTTGCTGTGTTCGGCTCCCTGGCGCTGTCCCCGGACTACTACAAGACCAAGTATAACTTCACGATGCCGATGCCTTGGTGCCTCGACCGTCAGCTCGATTCCTTCAAGATGGTGCTCGCCAGGATAGCTCCGGGAGAAG CTGCCACCAAGAGTCTCCTTGGCGAGTCCCTCGTCGTGATGGGCGAGATCGGCGGCAACGACTACAACTTCTGGTTCTCTGCTCGGCGCAGCCGTGAGATCGCCGACAAGTACATGCCCGATGTAGTCGCCCGCATAGGCGCCGGCGTCCAGGAGGTGATCGGCCTCGGCGCTAGGACCGTACTCGTCCCGGGCAACTTCCCCATCGGATGCGTGCCGGCTTACCTGAGCGGTTTCAGGACGGACAACTCCGCGGATTACGACGAGTTCCGCTGCCTCAGGTGGTTCAACGATTTCTCCCAGAGGCACAACCAGGCGCTGAAGCAGGAGATTAGCCGGCTCAGGGCGCACAACCCTGGCGCGAAGATCATCTACGCTGACTACTACGGTGCTGCCATGGAATTCGTTAGGAATCCCCATAACCATG GTATCGATGACCCTCTCGTGGCATGCTGTGGCGGCGCCGGCCCGTACCATACCGGCAAGTCGTGCAACAACACGGCCACCATCTGGGGTGACCCTGCCAAGTTTGCCAGCTGGGACCAGATCCACATGACGGAGAAGGCGTATAGCGTCATCGCCGATGGGGTGTTGAACGGCTCCTACGCGGACTCGTCGTTGCTCCACGCTTGCTAG